TTTCCTGAACAACAAAGTCATACGATCAGATTCGCCGATCGCTTGATATTTTGCCCTGTCTTGGTCCTTGTTGGTCAGAACGGGCGGCAAAGTCCACACGCCCTTCTCATAGTCTTTTGTATCTTTTGGATTGGCATTGATCTCAGACGAATCCACCAGTTCAAAGCCATTCAACTCGAACAGAGCGACAACCGATGACTGCTTCAAATAGCCTTTGGTCCCCTTGGACATGGCATAGGGTGCGTCGTCGTTCGCACGATGTTGCACAACCCCGATCATGCCATCATCTGCTAGAATTTCACGCAGATTTTGGAGTTCAGAATCGGCACGGGCGCCATTCATCATGCCATGCAGCGAACGGAAAATGACGACTCGATCAATCGTGCCTTTCATTTCTTCTGGCACTTCGTCACTTTCAAAAGCTGTAATCTTATCGGCCGACACGCCGGTCCATTTGGATGCAGCGTCTGGGAAACGTTCCGGCCAACTTTTCGACCGTCCTTCCCGCGCTCGGCTGCTAAAATTGATGCTGTCGCTATTGCCGTTGACGGCGATATATTTTCCGTTGGTGTTCAAATAGGGAAGTAATATCCGCGTATACCAGCCGCCGCCTGGACCATATTCCGCTACCGTGTGCGTGGGTTTGATCTGAAAAAAGGCAAGAGTCTGGGCAGGATTGCGATAAACATCTCGCGCCTTATCATCGTTTCGCCGCTCATGACCGATCGCAGCTGTCAGCGCAGAGTCACTATGCGCAACGCCATCATTTTTCTGCGCATTTGCTAGTGCAGGCACGGCCGCACTTGCCAATAATCCTGTCGCAATACCGGCAAAAATAAGCTTTTTCGTCATTCAATCAGGCCTTTCCTTGGGAGATTTATCTTTGTGCCGGAACATAAGTCACATGCACAGTCATGCAAAGCAGTTTATCCAGAGACCGGGTCTATCACCTTGAAATTTCTTACAACCTCTGGTCGTGGATGGATTTCATCCAGAGGGATGGACATGCCGCTATCCTGAACAATGCGAACATGTTTGCGCCCCAGTTGACGGGGTTCATCAACGCCGCAGCTATGCGCCAGCACCTCGACTTCGTGCACTAGGCTCTTGCAATAATTGGCAACCTTGACCTTCTTGTCGGTTGGATCCAGCCCACGCTGTAATCGCGGATCATGCGTCGTAATGCCGGTTGGACATGTATTCTTGTTGCATTTCATTGCTTGAATACATCCCAGTGAAAACATGAAGCCACGGGCGCTATTCACAAAATCCGCACCCGCGCAAATGGCCCAAGCGACCTCGCTCGGCGTAACCCTTTTTCCCGACGCGATAATCCGTATGCGCTCCCGCAAGCCATATTTATGGAAAATATCCGATAGCATCGGCAGGCTCTCGTCCAATTGCAATCCCACATTGTCCATCAATGGCATCGGCGCAGCGCCTGTCCCACCGTCGCCGCCATCCAGCGTAAAGAAATCCGGAGCACTTTCTATTCCGCGCCGATGAATTTCCTCGCAAAGACTCTCTATCCAGCCATAGGCACCGACGACGGCTTTGATACCGGTAGGCTTGCCCGTGACTTTGCGGACATGGTCTACAAAATCGAGCATGTCTTCCACGCTGTTAATTTCGGGATGACGATTAGGAGAAATGGATGCTTTGCCTTCCGGAATACCGCGCACTTTGGCAATTGTTTCCGTAACCTTTGCAGCCGGCAAAATACCGCCTTTTCCCGGTTTTGCGCCCTGCGACATTTTAATCTCGAACATACGAACCTGTTCGTGATCGGCAATGGCGCGCAGCTTCTCGTCATTCAGACTGCCATCATCATTGCGCACGCCATATTTGGCAGTACCAATCTGGAAGACGATATCGCAGCCACCTTCAAGATGATAAGGGGACAAACCGCCCTCCCCTGTATTCATCCAACATCCTGCCATTTTCGCGCCATGGGACAAGGCTTGCACAGCAGGGACAGACAGCGCGCCGAAACTCATCGCGGAAATGTTGAACAACGATTTGGCTTCAAAAGGTTTCTCGCAATAGGGACCCAATGTGCATGTCGCTGTTTCCGCCGCATCTTTTTCCAGCGTCGGAAATGGGCAGTTGACAAAAATCGGTGTGCCCGCGGGGTCGAGATTTTTGGTTGAACCAAAAGCAATAGTGTTGCCAGTGCCTTTCGCTGCCCGCTCCACCCATTCTCGCTCCGCCCGGTTAAAGGGCATTTCTTCTCGGTCCATGGCAAAGAAATATTGCCGGAAAAACTCTCCGAGACTGCTGAACAGATGACGGAACCGGCCGATGACGGGATAGTTGCGGCGGACAGCATCCTGTTTTTGGGTGATGTCGATGAAAAACAGAACGATCACGCCAGCCAGACCAAGGCCAAGCAAGAAAACCAAAATGAATGTCAGCGTGCTCAAAACGCTCAAGATGCCATCAGCCATAAGCAATCCCCTCAATCATATCAGCAGAGATTAGCATTTTGCCCCGCTCAAACATAGTTCGATGAAAACTTACAGAAGTTACAGCGTTTCAAAGCTGCGGGATTTGCTGAGAGATGCAATGGAAACTACCGCCGCCACGCAGCAATGCGGTGCTGGAAAGGCCGACAACTCTGCGATCAGGGAACAGTTCGGCAATGGCTTGCACAGCTTCGCCGTCTGAGCTCGCGCCATATTGCGGAACGGCGACAATGGTGTTTCCGATATAGAAATTTATATAGCTGGCTGGCGCAATGTCACCGTCAATTTCATATAGGCCAACCGATGGAATCCGGACAACGTCCAGACCTGCCGTCTCCGCTCGGTTTGCGGCATCGTTGTAGATATCAGCATTGGTATCATCGGCGTTACGAGCTTTCGGAATAGTCACTTTTCCCGCTGACACAAAGCGCGCCAGATTGTCGACGTGACCATCGGTATGATCAGCCATCAACCCGTCGCCAAGCCAACAGATATGCTCGATATTGAGCGCTTGCTGCAATTTCTGATGCACTAGATCCTTGGTTAAATTTTGGTTGCGGTTAGGATTAAGAAGACATTGTTCTGTGGTGATGAGACGTCCGGCCCCATCTCCGTCAATTGCGCCGCCTTCTAATATCCAGTCATGCTTGGAGACGGCTAGTCCGGCCTCTTCGGCAAGGCGACGCCCGATATCTTGATCACCCGCCATTTCAAACTTCCGACCCCAGCCATTAAAGCCGAAATCATGGGCCCGCCTATCCTCACCAACTGTTATGATCGGACCGGTATCGCGCAACCAGATATCGCCAAAGGGCTGAACAAGAATAGCGACCTTGTGATCAACCAATTCGGACGCATGATCGGCATCACCAGAATCTCGGCAAACAAGCCTAACGTGCTCGCCATTGCCATTGTCACAAATGGCATTGGCGAAGGCCGCAACTTCACGCTGCGCCTCCGCTAATTGCTCAGGCCACTCTTCTCGATTGCCAGGAAACCCGATCCAGACCGCTTCATGCGGCTCCCACTCGGCTGGCCATCTCATAGTTCGTCTCCGAGACTAGAAATCAGGTTCCAGCGCGGCTCTTGTCGCGAGTAGCGCGAAATTCGTCGCCCTCGTTCCAGTTCGGCCAATCTTCGGTCATCGCCAGCATCCGTGCTACGGTGTAATAGACTTTCAGATCTCCCATAACGCCGTCCCAGTTCCAGTTCGGATCAAATTCATCCTTGGGTCCGTGATACTTGTTCTCGACATAGTCCTTGCTGATCGCCTCACCAGCCTTACGGCCACCTTCCACAAGATCTTCACCACCGTCGAAATAGATCATAGGCACGCCCAGTTTGGCAAAGCTGAAATGATCCGAACGATAATAGAAGCCTTTTTCAGGTGTCGGTTCTGCTTCCGCAATCCGCCCGTCGACCTTCAGAGCACCGTCGAGATAGCGATCCAGTTGTGATTTGCCTTTGCCGACCACCACAATATTCTTGGCAGGACCAGCCATGCCAAAGGCATCCATGTTCACACCGCCAACTGTTTTGTTGAGCGGATAGATTGGATTTTCAGCATAATATTTTGAGCCAAGCAGGCCGGATTCCTCAGCCGTCACAGCCAGAAAAATTATGCTACGATCCGGCGCACCCGCTTTGACATGTGCCTCAGCAAGAGCCACCAAGGCCGCTGTACCCGTAGCATTATCCACTGCACCGTTGCAGATATCATCGCCATCAGGTGCGGGCTTACACCGCCCCAGATGGTCCCAGTGCGCGGTGTAGAGCACATATTCATCTGGCCGGGTCTTGCCCTTGATCATGCCGATGACATTCTTGCTGGTCATTTTACTGATGTCATTTTCAAACGACATGGATGCGGTCACACCCAACGGTACGGCCTTGAAATCCTTGTTCTTCGCGGCAGCCATCATCGCTTCCAGATCCTGTCCGGCACTAGCAAAAATCTTTGCAGCAACATCTTTTTGAACCCAGCCATTAGCCTTCGTCTGGTCGGCACCGCCATTCGCTGACTGCGCATAGAATTGCGGCCCACTCCAGCTGGATTCTACAACATTCCAGCCATAAGCTGCTGGCGCTGTGTCATGAATGATCAAGGCCGCGGCGGCGCCCTGACGCGCCGCTTCTTCATATTTATAGGTCCAGCGTCCGTAATAGGTCATCGCCCGGCCACCAAAATCACCTTCAAGACTTTCGGTACCGAAATCCGGATCGTTCACCAGAATGACAACGGTTTTACCTTTGACGTCAACGCCTTCATAGTCGTTCCATTCACGCTCGGGCGCGTTGATGCCATAGCCGACAAAAACCATTTCGCTATCCGAAACTTCAATTTTTGGCTGTTCCTGATAAGAGGTGATTACCATTTCAGGGCCATATTTGAAACTCATGTCACCCGTGCCGCCCTTGATGGTGAGGTCCGACACATTTTTGGCCTTAATCTCGACCAGCGGCACATCCTGAAACCAGCTATCGCCATTTCCTGGCTCAATACCCGCTTCGGCAAATTCCTTGGTTAGCAACGCAAGGGTTTTCTCTTCACCAACTGTGC
This DNA window, taken from Parasphingorhabdus litoris DSM 22379, encodes the following:
- a CDS encoding class I SAM-dependent methyltransferase; translation: MTKKLIFAGIATGLLASAAVPALANAQKNDGVAHSDSALTAAIGHERRNDDKARDVYRNPAQTLAFFQIKPTHTVAEYGPGGGWYTRILLPYLNTNGKYIAVNGNSDSINFSSRAREGRSKSWPERFPDAASKWTGVSADKITAFESDEVPEEMKGTIDRVVIFRSLHGMMNGARADSELQNLREILADDGMIGVVQHRANDDAPYAMSKGTKGYLKQSSVVALFELNGFELVDSSEINANPKDTKDYEKGVWTLPPVLTNKDQDRAKYQAIGESDRMTLLFRKRP
- a CDS encoding FMN-binding glutamate synthase family protein; translated protein: MADGILSVLSTLTFILVFLLGLGLAGVIVLFFIDITQKQDAVRRNYPVIGRFRHLFSSLGEFFRQYFFAMDREEMPFNRAEREWVERAAKGTGNTIAFGSTKNLDPAGTPIFVNCPFPTLEKDAAETATCTLGPYCEKPFEAKSLFNISAMSFGALSVPAVQALSHGAKMAGCWMNTGEGGLSPYHLEGGCDIVFQIGTAKYGVRNDDGSLNDEKLRAIADHEQVRMFEIKMSQGAKPGKGGILPAAKVTETIAKVRGIPEGKASISPNRHPEINSVEDMLDFVDHVRKVTGKPTGIKAVVGAYGWIESLCEEIHRRGIESAPDFFTLDGGDGGTGAAPMPLMDNVGLQLDESLPMLSDIFHKYGLRERIRIIASGKRVTPSEVAWAICAGADFVNSARGFMFSLGCIQAMKCNKNTCPTGITTHDPRLQRGLDPTDKKVKVANYCKSLVHEVEVLAHSCGVDEPRQLGRKHVRIVQDSGMSIPLDEIHPRPEVVRNFKVIDPVSG
- a CDS encoding agmatine deiminase family protein, which encodes MRWPAEWEPHEAVWIGFPGNREEWPEQLAEAQREVAAFANAICDNGNGEHVRLVCRDSGDADHASELVDHKVAILVQPFGDIWLRDTGPIITVGEDRRAHDFGFNGWGRKFEMAGDQDIGRRLAEEAGLAVSKHDWILEGGAIDGDGAGRLITTEQCLLNPNRNQNLTKDLVHQKLQQALNIEHICWLGDGLMADHTDGHVDNLARFVSAGKVTIPKARNADDTNADIYNDAANRAETAGLDVVRIPSVGLYEIDGDIAPASYINFYIGNTIVAVPQYGASSDGEAVQAIAELFPDRRVVGLSSTALLRGGGSFHCISQQIPQL
- a CDS encoding M28 family metallopeptidase encodes the protein MQNKWFALALIPALALASCVIQVDDAEDAVPLPEVAAPELSVDTMRDITRELSSDAFEGRAPGTVGEEKTLALLTKEFAEAGIEPGNGDSWFQDVPLVEIKAKNVSDLTIKGGTGDMSFKYGPEMVITSYQEQPKIEVSDSEMVFVGYGINAPEREWNDYEGVDVKGKTVVILVNDPDFGTESLEGDFGGRAMTYYGRWTYKYEEAARQGAAAALIIHDTAPAAYGWNVVESSWSGPQFYAQSANGGADQTKANGWVQKDVAAKIFASAGQDLEAMMAAAKNKDFKAVPLGVTASMSFENDISKMTSKNVIGMIKGKTRPDEYVLYTAHWDHLGRCKPAPDGDDICNGAVDNATGTAALVALAEAHVKAGAPDRSIIFLAVTAEESGLLGSKYYAENPIYPLNKTVGGVNMDAFGMAGPAKNIVVVGKGKSQLDRYLDGALKVDGRIAEAEPTPEKGFYYRSDHFSFAKLGVPMIYFDGGEDLVEGGRKAGEAISKDYVENKYHGPKDEFDPNWNWDGVMGDLKVYYTVARMLAMTEDWPNWNEGDEFRATRDKSRAGT